TCTCCCCGGGGGGCTGCAAGGCAGGGTGTCACTAAAGCTTAGGTGAGTTTCTTGTTTTTTAGAAAACGTTGGTTCCTGTTTTCTTCGGAGGTTTCAGTCCTGCTGTACACTTTATCCCGATGGAAGAATCGGGGTGCTCGTTCCCATCAGGTTTATTTTATGGCAGATTGTGATTCTTTTGCTGCGGAAAACTTACATTTGAAAAAAGAAAAGAGATGAAAAAGTTAATATTTGCATTAGCTCTTGGTGTATTCGCAGTTTCTGCAAATGCTCAAACCGCTCCTAAAAAAACTGAAACAGCAAAAGTAATCACTAAACAAACAGTAGATATTGCCTGTGGCGAATGCCAGTTTAAAATGAAAGGTAAAGACTGCGAGTTAGCAGTAAAAATTGACGGTAAATCTTATTTTGTTGATGGAAAAGGGATTGATGATTTTGGCGATGCCCATGGCGAACATGGTTTTTGTAATGCCGTAAGCAAAGCAGAAGTTACCGGCGAAATTGTGAATAACCGTTTTAAAGCCAAAGAAATAAAGTTATTGCCAGTTAAGAAATAGTTTTACTGCAAAGAAGGCAAAGCTTTTCGCAAGGGGCGCTGAGCTGGATTGAAAACTATCTGAATGCAGCTTTGCACACTCCGCGTTTTTCTCTGCGTTATTTGCGGTTAAAAACGCGATAGGTTATTCAAATTCCTTTTCCAAACCCTGTCTTAAATCAAAAAGCAACCATTGTTTATTCTTCACGTCAGCTTGTTTCGCTTTTAGTAACTGGATAAAATCTTTCACACCTATTTCTTCATTTCCATTACCGTGGATCAGTACAATGCTTCCCGCATTAGGCTGCTGCCCTTTGGCCAGCCAGGCATCACTGCCAACAGGAATTAATCCGTAGGCCTCGATTTTTTCGACTATGGTTTTATCCGATACCAAACCGGGGAAACGGAAAAATACCGATGGGGTTAATCCATTTTTAAGCATCAACTTTTCATTTTCCAACACCTCCACATCTAAATTGGTTCCAGGTGCCAATAAAAAGTTTTCAGCTAAGGGCAGCTTATTTACCTCATGGTTGTAGGTATGGTTTACCCAGGTAATGTTCAGTTCTTTTTTTTCAACCAGACTTTTTAGCCAGTTCAGGTCATCCTGATGTTTAAGCATCCATTTGCCCGAAACAGAAATCGCGAGTGGCGCAGGCTGTTCTATTTTTTTAAATTCATCGAATACAGCCTGAAAAATAATCCTGTCTAAAGCCTTATGTGATGGACAAAGATCGATCGTTAAAGTAATGCCCTTTTCGTTTGGAATGGCATGATCAATCCCCGCATTTTGAAGCTGCAGATCTTTAGCGGCCGCGGCTTCTATTGATTTAATGTATGCCGTGTTTTTGAAAATTGCCAATACATTCTGGAACTGCAAGCTGCTTGTGGTATAATTACTGGCCAGATCTACTTTTGTATCTAAAGTTTCTGGATTCACCAGCAATAAATATTTTTGATTATTTGCGGTGAAACTTCTTGACGCAATCAGTTTCTCATTACTGCGGGACGCTATGGCAAAATTAACCTTATAACGTTTAACATCATCAAAATTCTGTGCGAAAATTTTCAAACTGAAAAAGCAGATATAAAAAAAAGTGAGGAGTAAAGATTTAGATAACTTCATATTTCCTTATTTAAAATCTTTCTAATTTAAGCCAAATCCATTATCTTTACAAACATCGCCATGAACAAAGAAAAAGTAAAATTGTGGTTTAAGCGGGTGGGGCTAGTGGGGTTTCTATTCTTCCTGATTAAAGGATTAATATGGCTTGTTGTGTTCTATTTTATCGGCAAAAACGTTGCTTAAATTGGTTCATTAGTTTACTAGTCATTCGTTCATTAGTCCGTGCAAGTTGCATAATTACCTCTTCTAAGTCAAGCGATGTCCTGAATTTGTTTCAGCATCTATTTTGAAAGTATACCAAAACTTTTCTATCTAAAAGTAAACAACATATTCGCGAGGAAATTCCAAACAAAGACGATTACAATGGCGAAGAATTTGGCTAAGTAAAAATTGGTTCCGTTTTTCCGCTGATGAAAAAGATAAATGATAAAGGTGTTTAACCCTAGGCCGATTAAACTTACCACTAAAAACTTGCTAAACTCGGTTGCCCAATGCGTATTGGTGCTTTCGAAAGTCCAAACCCGGTTAATCAGGTAATTATTGGTCACGGCTAAAGTAAAACCGATGGCATTAGAAATATATTTGTTTATCTTGATTTTCTCCTTGCACAGCCAGGTGGCACCGAAATCAATCGCCATCCCGAGGAAACCTGTTAATCCAAATTTTAAGATGCGGAAAAATAAATCCATCACGTTAAAGTATTTTAATCAGAAAGAAATGTTCTAGTACTTCTTCTCTTGTGTTTGAATTTAAAAATTTTGGTGTCAATTTAGTTGTATGGAAATATCTAAAATCCTGTAATATTTTTGCGGGATACTTAAATCTTACATTGTCTATGTCCCTTTTATCAACAAATAGAATTAATCCCTTTGGATTAACTTTCTCCAGTTCTTCATAACTCCAGAAATATTTAGGCTCATCTTTGGCGTAAAAATCAAAGGAGTATGCGTCGCTGTAAATAAGTACCATGGGTTTTGTACCCGGATAATTTTCTTTCAGCCATAAACCTGCTTGCATACCAGCTTCGTATTTTAAAAGTGCGGGATAAAAGAAAGATGAAAGAAATATCATTAAACCTACCGAAGTTAATAAGGAGCGGCCAATCAGTGTTTCCGTTTTTAATCCTTTGAAAAGGATAAAAGAGGTAACAAGCACAATGATAATGATTGCAATAGCCAAGAGGTAATCCTGAAATTTAAAGAATATGGCCAAAATGCTCAATAATATCACAATTAAAACGGATAATGTTGTTTGGATGCTCGAAAAAATACTTAAACTCTTTCCATTAAGCTTTTGTACATACCATGCCGTAATAATGGCAAACTGAGGCAGGATAATCAGGATATAATGCGGTAATTGAAATTTGGATAATGAAAACAATAGGAATGTTATCGCAGCGCTGGTCCAGATCATGATGCTTTCAGCTGGTAAATCAATCCTGTTTCTCTTTTTGAAAAGATTTACCACTGCTGTATAAAATAGTATACTCCATGGTAAAAATGCCCAAAGTGTAGTGTGTAAAAAGAATGAAATATCTCCTTTGCCTTTAATTGGGCCATTGTTGAAAAAACGACCGAATTGGCTGTCCCAGAAGAAGAATTTTAAGCCGGAAACGCCGGTTTTTCCGAATACTACTTTCTCGGGATGTAAGTCAAACTGAACGTATAAAGTATATAGCTCTGGAATAATAAAAATGAAAATCAGTACAATGGCCAGCCACCATTTTAGTTTCAACAACTGTTTAAACTGCCTGGTTAATAGCCAATAGATAATGAAACCTCCAAAAACAGGAATCAATACGAATATGCCTTTAATCATAATGGCGCAGGCTGCGAAAAAAGAACCTGCAACAATATGCCAGAAAGCGTGGTAATGTGCTTTATAATAATGATAAATAGCCGCCAACGTAAATGTGGTGATATAAACCTCTGCCCTGACGTCAAAAGTAGAAATGAGGATATGCAACGAACTTAAAAAAATCAGTGTACTGATTAATCCTGTTTTTTCGCCATAGATATCTCTTGCGAGTTTGTAGACATACCAGGCACCTAATAATCCGAATAAAAAGGATGGAAGTTTATAAGCGAAAGCTGTAATGCCGAAAATTTTAAATGATGCTGCGGCCAACCAAAAGGTTAAATGTGGTTTATCCAGCCAATCGGCACCACGTACATAAATATTTACCCAATCGTTCCTAAGTACCATGTTTTTGGCTATAGATGCATAAAGCGCAGAATCGGGTTCCATTACGCCACCAAAAAGCGCCAAAACACTAACCAGTACAATCAGGGCAATTAAAATTTTATATAAGGCGGTGTCTTTCAAATCCATTTACAGGAAGCAAATATGAGCAAAAAAAAGTCAAATTTTTTCAAGGTTTAAGATTAACAGGGGCAAAGCATTATCTTTGCTGTATGACAAAGTTATCGGTTAATATCAATAAAATTGCTACACTCCGCAACAGCCGTGGCGGTAATAATCCTGATCTGGTTAAGGTTGCATTGGATTGTGAACGTTTCGGTGCACAGGGCATTACGGTGCATCCACGCCCAGATGAACGACATATCCGCTATCAGGATGTTTACGATTTAAAAGCAGTTATTGCTACTGAATTTAATATTGAAGGAAATTGTAAGGAAGATAAATTTGTTGATCTGGTTTTGGCCAACAAACCTGCGCAGGTTACTTTAGTGCCCGATGCAGAGGGCCAGATTACATCAAACCATGGCTGGGATACCCTAAAACATAAAGATTACCTGAAAGAAATGGTTGCCGTTTTTCAAAAGGAAGGTATCCGTGTTTCAATTTTTGTAGATCCTGTGGTAGAAATGGTTGAAGGTGCTGCGGAAACCGGAACAGACCGGATTGAACTATATACCGAGGCTTATGCACATAATTATTTTGCCGACCGCGAAAAGGCTGTAGTGAGTTATATTGCTGCTGCACACCATGCCAACAAATTGGGCTTGGGAATTAATGCAGGCCACGATCTTGATCTGCACAACCTGCATTATTTCGCTCAAAGTATTCCGGGCCTGCTGGAAGTTTCTATCGGTCATGCTTTAATAAGCGATGCACTTTACTTAGGTTTAGAAACTACCATTCAGAAATATTTACAACAATTGGTTTAGTTTTTTAACCGCAAAGACTGCAAAGAAAAGGGGCGCATAGAAACGCGAAGCCATGTGCATAGATTTTAATTAATCTTGCGCAGCTTTGCGAAATGCTCTGTGTCCTTTGCGGTTAAATATTAAAATTTATGTTAAAAGGAATTCTCCTTGTTTTTTTCGGTGCCTGTAGTTTTGGTATCCTCTCTACTTTTGTTAAACTCGCTTACCATGAAGGTTATACTTTAGGCGATGTTACAGGCGCTCAGGCTTTTTTTGGGGCCGTAATTTTATGGGTATTATTTTTCTTCCAAAGTAGAACCGCAACTTACAAAGCTAAAGCGCTGCCTGCTAAAACACCCTGGTGGCTAATGATAATTTCAGGCGCCTGTACAGGTCTGGTCAGTATTTTTTACTATCAATGCGTAAAACTTGTACCTAACTCTGTTGCTATTATTTTATTGATGCAGTTTATCTGGATAAGTATTTTAATAGAATACCTCATCTTTAAAAAGAAGCCCACAGGCTTGCAGCTCTTGGCAATCTTATTGGTATTAGGTGGAACTGTTTTAGCCAGCGGAATGGCGGAAACAAGTATCAAAAGCATGGATTTAAAAGGAATTGGTTTCGGTTTATTGGCTGCAATTTCTTATGCAGGCTTTTTACTGCTGAGTGGCCGGATTGGAAATGAATATGCTCCATTGCAAAAAAGTGCCTTAATGATTACCGGTGCCTGTATATTGATCTTCATTATCTTCCCGCCAGTATTTTTGTTTAATGGTGCCTTGGGCGGAAGTTTATTGAAATGGGGATTGATTATCTCGGTTTTTGGTACGGTTATTCCGCCATTATTTTATGCCGAAGGCGTGCCGAGAATAGGAACGGCCATTAGTTCTATTTTAAGTGCTGCAGAATTGCCTGTTGCCGTAATGATGGCGGGTTTTGTGCTGCAGGAACAAGTATCGTTTTTAAGGTGGGTTGGGGTAGTGGTGATATTATCGGCAATGGTTTTGCCAAATCTGAAATATTTAAAGCGAGATTAATCTAGTTTTTTACCGCAGAGGAAACAGCGTGAAGATGCAGAGGACGCAAAACAGGGCTTTTGAAATTTATTGTTGTGCCTTGAATGCAAATTTAGCGTTCTTAGCGCCTTTGTGGTTTAAGCCTTAAAGATTAATAAACTTTGCGTTCTTTGCGGTTAAACTAAAATTAAATATCTTTAAAAAGCTTAAAGCATTTACACATGAAAAAACTTACTATTTATATTTTGTCCTTTATCATCATTGGCTTAGCCGGATGTAAAACCAAAACCACCATCAATCAGGATGAGGCCGGAGAGGTAATCACCAATTATTTAAAAGCTAACCCTGAATATAAAACTACACGTTTCAACTTCGGGGAAATAAAATTTAACAGCACAAACGATATGTTTGAACTTGGTAAATATAAAACTTTAGCAAGTAGAGGCTTGGTGACATTGGATTTGAAAGCGGCTAAAAAAAAGTTCCTTTCAAAAGATAGCAGTTTCGTTTACCAGATTACCTTAACCGACAAAGCAAGCCCATTGGTTTTAAAGCAGGATGGTGATAAAGCAACAGTGAAAGTTGTAGAATATGTTTTAGCCGATGAAAAGCCTGTAGATTTTTCTCAGGTAAACTCGAGCACTGCAAAAGTTACTGTATCACTTAAAATGAATACAACCGATTTCGAACCATTTGATAAGGATGCCAATAAAAACAGCAATTTCATTACCAAGACTTATAAATTAAAGTTGAGTAAAGATGAAGGTTGGAAGGTGCAGAAATAGGTTGAAAGACTAAAGATAAAAGCGTATACCTAATTGCGCTTTTCAACCTATGTTTCTTGTAGTACCCGACATTTTTAAATCCGTGGTAGCGAAAATCCTTTTTGTTGGCATTAACTCAGCATTACAGGAAGTAACAAAAAGATTGAAACGTATGACGGGAACAAACTTAAATTTTAGCACAACCATTGCTTTCCAAATAATCGCTTATTTGTTAAAAATTGAACAAACGTTTGTCTTTCCTTTTGCTCATAAAATCTACCTATTTTGTCGCTTTTAAGCATAAATAAGACGCCTTTTTTACACTGATTAATAGTGAAATACAGCTTCATTTTTGCTACCTTTGCACGCAAATTTATTATTCATACCGCATGAGCTTAAATATCCACTACAAGGAAGATTTTCAAAATCGTCATATTGCTCCTAATCAGGCTGATACAGCCGAAATGTTGCAAACTGTTGGCGTAAATTCTATTGATGAGCTGATTGAACAAACTGTTCCGACAGCAATTAGGTTAAAACAACCTTTAAATTTGCCTGCAGCGAAATCTGAAACTGAATATCTTGGTGCTTTAAAACAAACTTCATTGTTGAATAAAGTTTTCAAAAGCTTTATCGGTCAAGGTTATTATGATACTATTACACCGGGGGTAATTTTACGTAACGTATTTGAAAACCCGGGATGGTACACACAATATACGCCTTACCAGGCAGAGATTGCACAGGGCCGTTTACAGGCTTTGTTAAATTTCCAAACTATGGTTATCGATTTAACCGGAATGGAAATTGCCAATGCATCTTTATTGGATGAAGGTACTGCTGCTGCCGAGGCCATGTTTATGCAGTACAGCTTGCGTAAAAATCAGGCGGCTAAAAAAT
The nucleotide sequence above comes from Pedobacter riviphilus. Encoded proteins:
- a CDS encoding DUF6370 family protein; the protein is MKKLIFALALGVFAVSANAQTAPKKTETAKVITKQTVDIACGECQFKMKGKDCELAVKIDGKSYFVDGKGIDDFGDAHGEHGFCNAVSKAEVTGEIVNNRFKAKEIKLLPVKK
- a CDS encoding polysaccharide deacetylase family protein, with the translated sequence MKLSKSLLLTFFYICFFSLKIFAQNFDDVKRYKVNFAIASRSNEKLIASRSFTANNQKYLLLVNPETLDTKVDLASNYTTSSLQFQNVLAIFKNTAYIKSIEAAAAKDLQLQNAGIDHAIPNEKGITLTIDLCPSHKALDRIIFQAVFDEFKKIEQPAPLAISVSGKWMLKHQDDLNWLKSLVEKKELNITWVNHTYNHEVNKLPLAENFLLAPGTNLDVEVLENEKLMLKNGLTPSVFFRFPGLVSDKTIVEKIEAYGLIPVGSDAWLAKGQQPNAGSIVLIHGNGNEEIGVKDFIQLLKAKQADVKNKQWLLFDLRQGLEKEFE
- a CDS encoding GtrA family protein, encoding MDLFFRILKFGLTGFLGMAIDFGATWLCKEKIKINKYISNAIGFTLAVTNNYLINRVWTFESTNTHWATEFSKFLVVSLIGLGLNTFIIYLFHQRKNGTNFYLAKFFAIVIVFVWNFLANMLFTFR
- a CDS encoding ArnT family glycosyltransferase, giving the protein MDLKDTALYKILIALIVLVSVLALFGGVMEPDSALYASIAKNMVLRNDWVNIYVRGADWLDKPHLTFWLAAASFKIFGITAFAYKLPSFLFGLLGAWYVYKLARDIYGEKTGLISTLIFLSSLHILISTFDVRAEVYITTFTLAAIYHYYKAHYHAFWHIVAGSFFAACAIMIKGIFVLIPVFGGFIIYWLLTRQFKQLLKLKWWLAIVLIFIFIIPELYTLYVQFDLHPEKVVFGKTGVSGLKFFFWDSQFGRFFNNGPIKGKGDISFFLHTTLWAFLPWSILFYTAVVNLFKKRNRIDLPAESIMIWTSAAITFLLFSLSKFQLPHYILIILPQFAIITAWYVQKLNGKSLSIFSSIQTTLSVLIVILLSILAIFFKFQDYLLAIAIIIIVLVTSFILFKGLKTETLIGRSLLTSVGLMIFLSSFFYPALLKYEAGMQAGLWLKENYPGTKPMVLIYSDAYSFDFYAKDEPKYFWSYEELEKVNPKGLILFVDKRDIDNVRFKYPAKILQDFRYFHTTKLTPKFLNSNTREEVLEHFFLIKIL
- a CDS encoding pyridoxine 5'-phosphate synthase; this encodes MTKLSVNINKIATLRNSRGGNNPDLVKVALDCERFGAQGITVHPRPDERHIRYQDVYDLKAVIATEFNIEGNCKEDKFVDLVLANKPAQVTLVPDAEGQITSNHGWDTLKHKDYLKEMVAVFQKEGIRVSIFVDPVVEMVEGAAETGTDRIELYTEAYAHNYFADREKAVVSYIAAAHHANKLGLGINAGHDLDLHNLHYFAQSIPGLLEVSIGHALISDALYLGLETTIQKYLQQLV
- a CDS encoding EamA family transporter, coding for MLKGILLVFFGACSFGILSTFVKLAYHEGYTLGDVTGAQAFFGAVILWVLFFFQSRTATYKAKALPAKTPWWLMIISGACTGLVSIFYYQCVKLVPNSVAIILLMQFIWISILIEYLIFKKKPTGLQLLAILLVLGGTVLASGMAETSIKSMDLKGIGFGLLAAISYAGFLLLSGRIGNEYAPLQKSALMITGACILIFIIFPPVFLFNGALGGSLLKWGLIISVFGTVIPPLFYAEGVPRIGTAISSILSAAELPVAVMMAGFVLQEQVSFLRWVGVVVILSAMVLPNLKYLKRD